A single Halobacteriovorax vibrionivorans DNA region contains:
- a CDS encoding aminotransferase class V-fold PLP-dependent enzyme produces MFENYKVPSELVPSDPRFGVGPSLIPTEFIQKLADTKAELLGTSHRKPAVKNLVKEIQDGLRSFYNLPEGYEIVMGNGGATFLFDMIGLGLVRKKSVHYTCGEFSNKWYKSHNLIPWIEAEEIASEYGQGCEPQDHADADMVCFTLNETSTGVQTTTIPTVSEDTLVAVDATSGAGQIPLDLSKIDCYFFSPQKVFASEGGLFVAIMSPKALKRAEEINSSDRYIPGIMNWKTAIDNSVKNQTYNTPSISTLFFLNEQVKLMNSQGGQKYAVEHANKKAELIYGWAKEESFLEAFVQDEKYRSTSVATINLDEKYDANALVKVLEDQNIANGINSYRKLGKNQFRISLFHNVKLEDLLKLTKIISNAINEASA; encoded by the coding sequence ATGTTCGAAAATTATAAAGTACCATCAGAACTAGTACCAAGTGACCCACGCTTTGGTGTCGGGCCATCTCTTATTCCAACAGAATTTATCCAAAAGCTTGCTGATACAAAAGCTGAACTTCTTGGAACATCACATAGAAAACCAGCTGTGAAAAATCTTGTTAAAGAAATTCAAGATGGACTTAGAAGTTTTTATAATCTACCGGAAGGTTATGAAATCGTTATGGGTAACGGTGGAGCAACTTTTCTCTTTGATATGATTGGACTTGGTCTAGTTAGAAAGAAAAGTGTTCACTACACATGTGGAGAGTTTTCAAATAAGTGGTATAAGTCACATAACTTAATTCCTTGGATTGAGGCCGAAGAGATTGCAAGTGAATATGGACAAGGGTGTGAGCCTCAGGATCACGCTGACGCCGACATGGTTTGTTTTACACTTAATGAAACTTCAACTGGTGTGCAAACAACAACAATCCCAACAGTTAGTGAAGATACTCTTGTGGCCGTTGATGCAACTAGTGGAGCAGGTCAAATTCCTTTAGATTTATCAAAGATTGACTGCTACTTCTTTTCACCTCAAAAAGTTTTCGCTTCAGAAGGTGGATTATTTGTGGCCATCATGTCGCCAAAGGCACTAAAGCGTGCTGAAGAAATTAATTCAAGTGATCGCTATATTCCAGGGATTATGAATTGGAAGACAGCGATTGATAATTCAGTAAAGAATCAAACTTATAATACACCAAGTATTTCAACTCTTTTCTTCCTTAATGAGCAAGTAAAGCTTATGAACTCACAAGGTGGACAAAAGTATGCCGTTGAGCATGCAAATAAAAAAGCTGAGTTAATTTACGGATGGGCAAAAGAGGAAAGCTTCCTTGAAGCATTTGTTCAAGATGAGAAGTATCGCTCAACATCTGTTGCAACGATCAACCTTGATGAGAAGTACGATGCCAATGCACTTGTAAAAGTTCTAGAAGATCAAAACATTGCAAATGGAATCAACTCTTATCGTAAACTTGGTAAGAACCAATTTAGAATTTCTCTCTTTCACAATGTGAAACTTGAGGATCTATTAAAGCTTACAAAAATTATTTCAAATGCTATTAATGAAGCATCCGCATAA
- a CDS encoding matrixin family metalloprotease, which translates to MKILLSFILAFSAQAFTINANIPIRFADPEIRVHVADNACSNITDSADEIMDMVEIAASNYWNKISTSSLHLKGGNIQTVDSAYTTNGICNAGSAGCSTQVPDTNRDILIVCNGNTDVFTSVGILAVTLPNNLSGATIVGSVIGINDIAGTKYNDQTRAQKIALFAHEIGHAFGLGHSKLEDSLMYFRNLTGRETIGEDDWDGATYLYPKEQIPMCGTIEQIDKQIDDKLEGTNLSEHSAAKPSGGFFIGAIMLLLSLIITRFTNQEKIC; encoded by the coding sequence ATGAAAATACTTTTAAGCTTTATCTTAGCTTTTTCGGCCCAGGCCTTTACTATCAATGCCAATATACCTATTCGCTTTGCAGATCCTGAAATTAGAGTTCACGTTGCAGACAATGCTTGCTCAAATATCACAGACAGCGCCGATGAAATTATGGATATGGTAGAAATAGCAGCAAGTAATTACTGGAATAAAATTTCAACAAGTAGCCTTCATTTAAAAGGTGGCAATATTCAAACTGTTGATAGCGCTTATACGACAAATGGAATCTGTAATGCTGGATCAGCTGGCTGCTCAACTCAAGTACCAGATACAAATAGAGATATCCTTATTGTCTGTAACGGCAATACTGATGTTTTCACTTCAGTTGGAATTCTGGCAGTAACCCTTCCAAATAATCTAAGTGGTGCAACAATTGTTGGCTCAGTTATTGGAATCAATGACATTGCTGGAACTAAGTATAATGACCAGACACGTGCCCAAAAAATAGCTCTCTTTGCTCATGAAATCGGTCACGCTTTTGGTCTAGGTCATTCAAAGCTTGAGGACTCACTCATGTATTTTAGAAACCTAACAGGGCGAGAAACTATTGGAGAAGACGACTGGGACGGAGCGACTTACCTCTACCCTAAAGAGCAGATTCCAATGTGCGGAACCATAGAGCAGATCGATAAACAGATCGATGACAAGCTTGAGGGCACAAACTTGTCTGAACACTCTGCTGCAAAGCCTTCCGGTGGTTTTTTCATAGGTGCTATCATGTTATTATTGAGTTTAATAATAACAAGATTTACGAATCAAGAAAAAATTTGTTAA
- the murD gene encoding UDP-N-acetylmuramoyl-L-alanine--D-glutamate ligase produces MIINESLNPYNKIAVVGLGVSGRSALRLLTFLEKDVYLVNQGEVETWPRYEETRSILGKVEQENSNALLKEMDLIILSPGISKDIDIFDGVTCPIWCEIELAYKFADAPILGVTGTNGKTTVVSFLAECAKYDTTGDYFIGGNIGVPFCDYIYERMSGEREQAQGIILELSSFQLNLIEEFQCDVAGLLNLTFSHGERYHSIEEYGLDKYEIFKNMQNGGVAYYPSGLPVAIPYEMRNGHALDLDMKKIISELSSYIDVSKLKIFGEHNIINTYFVYLLWDAFTGNIDAFKGACESFHGVEYRLQLIKHESDQYFFNDAKSTNWDSTCIALKGVENLGNVDLIIGGQLRGEGDNQLSRLDEFKNEIRKIYFFGESGKILSNECREIDCEYYENLDDVFKAGFEAKVILFSPAFPSFDQYLNYIKRGEHFTKLALT; encoded by the coding sequence ATGATTATTAATGAATCTCTTAATCCATATAATAAAATTGCAGTTGTAGGACTCGGTGTTTCAGGTCGCTCGGCCCTTCGCCTTCTGACATTTCTTGAAAAGGACGTTTATTTAGTTAATCAAGGTGAGGTTGAGACTTGGCCAAGATATGAAGAGACAAGAAGTATTCTGGGCAAGGTGGAGCAAGAAAATTCAAATGCGCTATTAAAAGAGATGGATTTGATTATTCTATCTCCAGGAATCTCTAAGGATATTGATATCTTTGATGGTGTTACATGTCCTATTTGGTGTGAAATTGAACTTGCTTATAAATTTGCTGATGCTCCAATTCTGGGCGTTACTGGAACTAATGGAAAAACCACTGTTGTTAGCTTTCTTGCAGAGTGTGCAAAGTATGATACGACAGGGGATTACTTCATAGGTGGCAATATTGGTGTGCCTTTTTGTGATTATATCTACGAGCGAATGAGTGGTGAAAGAGAGCAGGCCCAGGGAATTATCCTAGAGCTTTCAAGCTTTCAGTTAAATCTCATTGAGGAATTTCAATGTGATGTGGCCGGACTTTTAAATCTCACTTTTAGTCATGGCGAGCGCTATCATAGTATCGAGGAATATGGACTTGATAAGTATGAAATCTTTAAGAATATGCAAAATGGTGGAGTGGCCTATTATCCAAGTGGCCTTCCTGTGGCAATTCCATATGAGATGAGAAATGGCCATGCACTAGATCTTGATATGAAAAAGATTATCTCTGAATTATCTTCTTATATCGATGTCTCAAAACTTAAAATATTTGGTGAACACAATATTATCAATACTTACTTCGTCTACCTCTTGTGGGATGCTTTTACAGGTAATATTGATGCTTTTAAAGGTGCTTGTGAGAGCTTCCATGGTGTTGAGTATCGCTTGCAATTAATTAAACATGAATCTGATCAATACTTTTTTAATGATGCAAAATCCACTAATTGGGATTCTACTTGTATTGCACTTAAAGGAGTTGAAAACTTAGGTAATGTGGATCTTATCATTGGTGGTCAATTAAGAGGCGAAGGTGATAATCAGCTTTCTCGCTTAGATGAATTCAAGAATGAGATAAGAAAGATTTACTTTTTTGGTGAGTCTGGAAAGATTTTAAGTAATGAATGCCGTGAAATTGATTGTGAGTATTATGAGAATTTGGATGATGTGTTTAAAGCTGGATTTGAAGCAAAAGTAATTCTCTTTTCGCCGGCCTTTCCTTCATTTGATCAGTATCTGAACTATATCAAAAGAGGTGAGCACTTTACGAAATTAGCGCTTACTTAA
- a CDS encoding methyltransferase, whose protein sequence is MNYQQQFTSIINILRPYSEIWQREVIDQFRAGKLDQVYPKELIAPLREITAQEQFKVDCKRIYDSLPESDLKDLFNSLKSLEEVEVIDKEMTAGIEKLPSWAFHKVKGKKQYEILTIANFLTNLQKNKEIKFKHVVDIGGGVGHLSRTLAYYFGMDMISLDINPEFQEIGKKRLEKFPKPQGHKNVQFINHDFSIDLADEKNEEIFCDNSFSLGLHTCGPLAVKHMQVAAKHQSSGMLNFGCCYNKLTPKSDINLSNFAKENNPLEFGRDSCTLATRGHQSMTYEDFEQKRKVKYYRYCLQFYIDDIYGQDKEVMPIGDAHKRLYLGDFATYAKSKCHENNIPINFSDEEFEEYLKKHEDILETLFLCDIIRWQFGRALELYILIDRVMMLQEMNKEAKLMSFFDEEESPRNMGIWYYDKE, encoded by the coding sequence ATGAATTACCAGCAGCAATTTACTTCTATTATAAACATTCTACGGCCATATAGTGAAATATGGCAAAGAGAAGTTATTGATCAATTCCGTGCTGGAAAACTAGATCAAGTCTATCCTAAAGAGCTCATTGCACCACTACGAGAAATAACAGCTCAAGAACAATTCAAAGTTGATTGCAAAAGAATTTATGACTCACTTCCAGAATCAGACTTAAAAGATCTCTTTAATTCATTAAAGAGCTTAGAAGAAGTTGAGGTCATTGATAAAGAGATGACGGCCGGAATTGAGAAGCTTCCAAGCTGGGCCTTTCACAAAGTTAAGGGAAAGAAGCAATACGAGATTCTAACTATTGCAAACTTCCTCACGAACTTACAAAAAAATAAAGAGATCAAATTTAAACATGTTGTTGATATCGGCGGAGGAGTAGGCCACCTTAGTAGAACTCTAGCCTACTACTTTGGTATGGATATGATCAGTCTTGATATAAATCCAGAGTTTCAAGAGATAGGGAAAAAGAGACTTGAAAAATTCCCTAAGCCGCAAGGTCACAAGAATGTCCAATTTATCAATCATGACTTTTCAATCGATTTAGCAGATGAAAAGAATGAAGAAATCTTTTGCGATAATTCATTTTCACTAGGCCTTCATACTTGCGGGCCACTTGCTGTTAAACATATGCAGGTTGCAGCGAAACATCAAAGCAGTGGAATGCTAAATTTCGGTTGCTGCTATAATAAGCTTACACCTAAAAGTGATATTAACCTCTCAAACTTTGCCAAAGAAAATAATCCACTTGAGTTTGGACGCGATAGCTGCACTCTTGCGACCAGAGGTCATCAAAGTATGACCTATGAAGATTTTGAGCAAAAAAGAAAAGTTAAATACTATCGCTACTGCTTACAATTTTATATTGATGACATCTACGGACAAGACAAAGAAGTTATGCCTATTGGTGATGCACATAAAAGGCTTTATCTTGGTGACTTTGCAACCTATGCAAAATCAAAGTGCCACGAAAATAATATACCAATAAATTTTTCAGATGAAGAATTTGAAGAGTATTTAAAAAAGCATGAAGATATTCTAGAGACACTATTCCTTTGCGATATTATTCGCTGGCAATTTGGACGAGCACTTGAGCTATACATCCTTATTGATCGTGTTATGATGTTACAAGAGATGAATAAAGAGGCCAAGCTTATGAGCTTCTTTGATGAAGAAGAATCACCTCGCAACATGGGAATCTGGTATTATGACAAAGAATAA
- a CDS encoding SDR family NAD(P)-dependent oxidoreductase yields MKKNHLATWESGIMTKNKKFALITGATTGMGEAFANYFASAGINLYLHGRNSEKLSANAKTYQDKYHVECKVIVKDLIEDDASSFLIKEVTTPINYLVNNAGFGVAGKYQDTDIEKQIAMQRVHVEVPMRLTHHFLKQDDQLQIINVASLYAFFPVPRQCIYAASKSMIHSFSLALYRDLIGTNKTVISVCPGLVYTQFRINQGKQEKKHFSGIWPKQVVEETLNALSKQSPFIIPGRFNRIFKTLLTTLPTKVSLRIIERVNTGRGY; encoded by the coding sequence ATGAAGAAGAATCACCTCGCAACATGGGAATCTGGTATTATGACAAAGAATAAGAAGTTCGCTCTTATAACAGGTGCCACAACTGGGATGGGTGAGGCCTTTGCTAATTACTTTGCAAGTGCTGGAATCAATCTCTACCTTCACGGCAGAAATAGTGAAAAACTAAGTGCAAACGCAAAGACCTATCAAGATAAGTATCACGTTGAATGCAAGGTTATAGTTAAAGACCTCATAGAAGATGATGCCAGCTCGTTTTTAATTAAAGAAGTAACAACTCCAATTAATTACCTCGTCAATAATGCAGGTTTTGGAGTAGCTGGTAAATATCAAGATACTGATATTGAAAAACAAATTGCCATGCAAAGAGTTCACGTTGAAGTGCCTATGAGACTGACACATCACTTCTTAAAACAAGATGATCAATTACAGATTATAAACGTGGCCTCTCTTTATGCTTTCTTCCCTGTTCCTAGACAATGCATTTACGCTGCTTCAAAAAGCATGATTCACTCTTTTTCCCTTGCTCTTTATCGCGATCTCATTGGAACGAATAAAACTGTTATCTCTGTTTGCCCAGGACTCGTTTATACTCAATTTCGAATTAATCAAGGTAAACAAGAGAAAAAACACTTCTCAGGTATTTGGCCAAAACAGGTTGTTGAGGAAACATTGAATGCTCTTTCTAAACAATCGCCATTTATTATTCCTGGCAGATTCAATAGAATTTTCAAAACACTTTTAACGACGCTCCCCACAAAAGTGTCATTACGCATAATTGAGAGAGTTAACACAGGGCGCGGATACTAA
- a CDS encoding ParB/RepB/Spo0J family partition protein — translation MQTTTINIDEIKLNSQYLRTETDVETLKNSIESIGLINPLTINKENELLAGARRYTALKELGITDIPVHVVDRKSLEQELISIDENLVRKPLDKLEFEKCLNRGREIYEELNPTATKIEVDKIATTTEEKKLEKAQEEQDMDSFAAVTAQKTGLSKSVIKGAIKRDALASEHVKKARRLGHLNASQTNEIIKLDKETQEKILPMIADKTVKEAKQIITAAKRGGIEEANQEIETMIPLPKEYAHLRNLSKRLNKNLTRILLEELTYEGKEADSIMKEMRKLQENLNHFFKMGTTGSMTSTESIDDDEHSESTPVALEEGAQEFTPEYTL, via the coding sequence ATGCAAACTACCACAATCAATATTGATGAAATCAAATTAAATTCTCAGTACCTTAGAACAGAGACAGATGTAGAAACATTAAAGAATAGTATCGAAAGTATTGGACTAATTAATCCTCTCACAATTAATAAAGAAAACGAATTACTTGCAGGAGCAAGAAGATATACAGCTTTAAAAGAGCTAGGAATCACTGATATTCCAGTTCACGTTGTTGATAGAAAGAGCCTAGAGCAAGAACTTATCTCAATTGATGAAAACCTTGTTAGAAAGCCACTTGATAAACTTGAGTTTGAGAAGTGTCTTAATCGTGGTCGCGAAATCTATGAAGAATTAAATCCAACTGCTACAAAAATTGAAGTTGATAAAATCGCAACAACGACTGAAGAGAAGAAACTTGAAAAAGCTCAAGAAGAGCAAGATATGGACTCTTTTGCAGCTGTTACTGCCCAAAAAACAGGACTTTCTAAAAGCGTTATTAAAGGTGCAATCAAAAGAGACGCACTTGCTTCAGAACATGTTAAGAAGGCCCGTCGTCTTGGCCACTTAAATGCTAGCCAAACAAATGAGATCATTAAGCTTGATAAAGAAACACAAGAGAAGATCCTTCCAATGATTGCTGACAAAACAGTAAAGGAAGCAAAGCAAATTATCACAGCTGCAAAACGTGGTGGAATTGAAGAAGCAAATCAAGAAATTGAGACAATGATTCCACTTCCAAAAGAATATGCACATCTAAGAAACCTCTCTAAGAGACTAAATAAAAATCTAACGAGAATTCTTCTAGAAGAGCTAACTTATGAAGGTAAAGAAGCAGACTCAATCATGAAAGAGATGAGAAAACTGCAAGAAAACCTGAACCACTTTTTTAAAATGGGAACGACAGGTAGCATGACAAGCACTGAGTCAATTGATGATGATGAGCATTCAGAGTCAACTCCAGTAGCCTTAGAAGAAGGCGCACAAGAATTCACACCAGAATACACTCTTTAA
- a CDS encoding disulfide oxidoreductase: MKKQNSNLIFISWIVAMIATVGSLFFSVIMEFTPCSLCWYQRVAMYPLAIIFLFGVYDEEHYCMKTSIPFTVIGWAIAVYHNLLQWEIIPESASPCLSGVPCSAKWINWFGFISIPFLSLMAFTILLITLVIYYKNKKSMRTTNE, from the coding sequence ATGAAAAAACAAAACTCAAATCTCATTTTTATTTCCTGGATTGTTGCCATGATAGCAACAGTAGGAAGCTTATTCTTTAGTGTTATTATGGAGTTCACTCCTTGTTCACTTTGTTGGTACCAAAGAGTGGCCATGTATCCCCTTGCTATAATTTTTCTCTTTGGCGTCTACGATGAAGAACACTATTGCATGAAAACAAGTATTCCTTTCACTGTCATTGGATGGGCCATTGCCGTTTATCACAATCTTCTTCAATGGGAAATTATACCAGAAAGTGCCTCACCTTGTTTAAGTGGAGTACCATGTTCAGCAAAATGGATAAATTGGTTTGGATTTATTTCCATTCCATTTCTATCACTTATGGCATTTACAATTTTACTAATAACTCTAGTAATATATTACAAAAATAAAAAATCAATGAGGACAACAAATGAATAA
- a CDS encoding DsbA family protein, with the protein MNKNYKIISVVIALIAIFAIATTVYKKQQSKKLGMQANENYKLFVPDYAPSMGPEDAPVTIVEFLDPECESCRAFYPYVKNVMAKYEGQVRLVVRYAAFHKNSSYAIAILEATRKQDKYWETLGVLFKSQPAWGNHHNPRPDLIWNYLPTIEGLDIEKVKEDMHDPKFMEIVKKDMEDGKKLGVRGTPTFFINGKPLKNFSYNQLELQVKEELEK; encoded by the coding sequence ATGAATAAGAATTACAAAATCATCAGTGTTGTGATTGCTCTTATTGCAATCTTTGCTATCGCAACAACAGTTTACAAAAAACAACAAAGTAAGAAGCTTGGTATGCAAGCTAATGAAAATTATAAACTCTTTGTTCCAGACTATGCCCCATCAATGGGACCTGAAGATGCTCCTGTTACAATCGTAGAGTTTCTTGATCCAGAGTGTGAATCATGTCGCGCATTTTATCCATATGTTAAAAATGTTATGGCAAAGTACGAAGGACAAGTAAGACTTGTAGTTCGTTATGCGGCCTTTCACAAGAATTCAAGTTATGCCATTGCAATTCTAGAGGCAACGAGAAAGCAAGACAAATACTGGGAAACTCTTGGTGTCTTATTTAAAAGTCAACCAGCTTGGGGAAATCATCACAACCCAAGACCAGATCTCATTTGGAATTATCTTCCAACAATTGAGGGACTAGACATTGAAAAAGTAAAAGAAGATATGCACGATCCAAAATTCATGGAGATTGTAAAAAAAGACATGGAAGATGGAAAGAAACTTGGAGTACGTGGTACCCCTACTTTCTTTATCAATGGGAAACCATTAAAGAATTTCAGTTACAACCAACTTGAACTACAAGTCAAGGAAGAGCTTGAAAAATAA
- a CDS encoding peptidogalycan biosysnthesis protein, with protein MHTFANSHFLKIIEDSGSASPQRGWHPVHLTKNDNTLISYVKDHSYGEYIFDWAWADLYYRMGLEYYPKLIHAIPFTPVNNSKFTKDLDSDLLKESFEFYQNSPFSSEHYYFTDKEYTQLEDLGFFKQLTTQYHFINEYDSFEDYLSKLRKNKRKNIKKERRTCDAYELKIEKVDARDLQIEELKQIYGIYLTTIDKKSAYPYLTLEFFIGLKELDNCFFHLAYLASKEDEIIAMAMFFESETKLYGRYWGIHPLYQSSFDFLHFEMCYYMGMEYTIDKGLRIFEAGAQGEQKLYRGFRPVEIESWHHLKNIQIHEALRQHVLNQNKQVQHYHQKLNELLPFKK; from the coding sequence ATGCATACCTTTGCTAACTCCCACTTTCTCAAAATCATAGAAGACAGTGGGAGTGCATCTCCTCAGAGAGGATGGCATCCAGTCCACCTAACTAAAAATGACAACACTCTTATCTCATATGTAAAAGATCATAGTTACGGTGAGTATATATTTGATTGGGCCTGGGCCGACCTTTATTACAGAATGGGCCTTGAATATTACCCCAAACTCATTCATGCTATTCCTTTCACACCTGTTAATAATAGTAAATTCACAAAAGATCTTGATTCAGATCTTTTAAAAGAATCATTTGAGTTTTATCAAAACTCTCCTTTTTCAAGTGAGCACTATTATTTTACTGACAAGGAATACACACAATTAGAGGATTTAGGTTTCTTTAAACAACTCACGACTCAATATCACTTCATAAATGAATATGACTCTTTTGAAGATTATCTTTCAAAACTAAGAAAGAATAAAAGAAAGAATATAAAGAAAGAAAGACGAACTTGTGATGCATACGAGCTTAAAATAGAGAAAGTAGACGCAAGAGATCTACAAATAGAAGAACTTAAGCAGATCTATGGAATCTATTTAACAACCATCGATAAGAAGTCAGCTTACCCCTATTTAACGTTAGAGTTCTTTATTGGACTTAAAGAATTAGATAATTGCTTCTTCCACCTGGCCTATCTTGCAAGTAAAGAAGATGAGATTATTGCCATGGCAATGTTCTTTGAATCAGAGACAAAGCTTTATGGACGCTACTGGGGAATTCATCCTCTTTATCAAAGCAGTTTTGATTTTCTTCACTTTGAAATGTGTTATTACATGGGAATGGAATACACAATAGATAAAGGGCTTAGAATATTTGAAGCCGGCGCACAAGGTGAACAAAAACTTTACCGAGGATTTCGTCCAGTGGAAATTGAGTCCTGGCATCATTTAAAGAATATTCAGATTCACGAAGCTCTTAGACAACATGTACTAAACCAGAATAAACAAGTGCAACATTATCATCAGAAATTAAATGAGCTTCTTCCCTTTAAGAAGTAG